One Phaseolus vulgaris cultivar G19833 chromosome 11, P. vulgaris v2.0, whole genome shotgun sequence genomic window carries:
- the LOC137806380 gene encoding proline-rich receptor-like protein kinase PERK2, giving the protein MGELDRDLCLFWKRVAAANITFPTSSIISFEYLEGQLEAHIDFMLGKGKLAELRALARTHKLATGSQTVPNSVVEIAAAQGRSPPQGPTPPETLPAPQRKKLILRKPKRKTPQVVQEDEDEDDEVTEDGLVTKRKRVAPSSPPALPTLTPPSTPAPTPPSPPAPTPPSPPSTASIAEAAPGGDEGAHNSPILITESPTSPPC; this is encoded by the exons atgggcgagctagacagagatctatgcctcttctggaaaagagtagcagccgccaacatcaccttccccacttcctcaataatctccttcgagtaCCTCGAAGGCCAACTTGAAGCCCATATAG ActtcatgttgggcaaaggtaaattagctgaactgagggcgctcgcccgaactcataagttggcgacgggttcccaaaccgtgcccaactcggtggtggagatcgccgctgctcagggaAGATCGCCTCCTCAAGGCCCAACTCCTCCAGAGACACTGCCCGCCCCTCAACGAAAAAAGCTCATCttgaggaagccaaagaggaaaacccctcaagtggttcaagaagatgaggatgaggatgatgaggtgactgaggacggccttgtcaccaagaggaaaagggtggcaccttcttcaccacccgctctcCCAACACTAACACCGCCCTCtaccccagctccaacaccgccctctcccccagctccaacaccgccctctcctccttcaactgcctcaattGCTGAAGCCgcaccaggtggggatgaaggcgccCACAACTCGCCGATACTCATAACCGAGTCCCCCACTTCACCACCATGCTAG